A region from the Nesterenkonia lacusekhoensis genome encodes:
- a CDS encoding SRPBCC domain-containing protein — protein MTENIGRDGVLEAIDGRPALRFRRKLPHGVERVWKAVSTPTELEQWFPAALEWGPEAGEKLEAYGMTGEVTQVQAPYTLAWSFSDDLYRFKLTGDEDSCRLMFLHVFADPDTPAAQTAAGWHTYMDRLEQLLEGRVVSEKEAHADWGEIHEHYAELFGVDPAPGREFWKRLQETL, from the coding sequence ATGACTGAGAATATCGGACGCGACGGCGTCCTTGAGGCCATCGACGGTCGCCCTGCCCTGCGCTTCCGGCGGAAGCTGCCTCACGGCGTCGAGCGGGTCTGGAAGGCGGTGTCCACCCCGACCGAGCTCGAGCAGTGGTTCCCTGCCGCCCTTGAATGGGGGCCGGAGGCCGGCGAGAAGCTCGAGGCCTACGGGATGACGGGGGAAGTCACGCAGGTACAGGCGCCGTACACGCTGGCCTGGAGCTTCAGCGACGACCTCTACCGCTTTAAGCTCACCGGAGACGAGGACTCCTGCCGACTGATGTTCCTGCATGTCTTCGCCGACCCCGACACCCCAGCTGCCCAGACGGCAGCCGGGTGGCACACCTACATGGACCGGCTGGAGCAGCTGCTGGAAGGCAGGGTTGTCTCCGAGAAGGAGGCGCACGCGGACTGGGGCGAGATCCATGAGCACTACGCCGAGCTCTTCGGTGTGGACCCTGCGCCCGGCCGTGAGTTCTGGAAGCGGCTGCAGGAGACGCTCTGA
- a CDS encoding ABC transporter permease → MTLSASTQYAPSPAARQATLSGTGTLLRFMIRRDRIRTTAWVLGIGLMGFYFAHAVQVVAESQQELLSLSAMYADPVGRMMVGPGFGMEEPTHERFYSGGYALFIYILAALFSIFTVVRHTRAEEQAGRAELVRANVVGRHATLTAALVLTAAVNVVAAALIFAGAASAEYSLAGSALVACGSLAVGLLFAAAAALSAQLSESSRGASALAGALLGLAYVIRMGGDMAEVGGNALSWFSPLAWAQQTAPYVQDRWWPLILPVGFALVLTALAFWLSTKRDVAASLIPVLLGRSRARPSLGSPTGLAAHTLRGGLRGWGIALVLSALMFGAFAQTMVEAADTLPEELSQIFAGEDMMLGYLAYMALFMAVFVGAAGVSGLQQLRGEEARGRAEYALSAPMSRLGWLGAHLVVLVVGLVLILAAVGVGMGLSAMASLEEGGGRYFGALFLAALLQAPAVFAVVGIVTALLGWIPRIAAPVGWVLIGFAGVMATFGGLLELPEALTDLNPYGHLSEYPVEEIAWTPVVVLCGIGALGVALGLLGWNRREVNRV, encoded by the coding sequence ATGACGCTCTCCGCCTCCACTCAGTACGCGCCCAGCCCGGCCGCCCGCCAGGCCACGCTCTCCGGCACCGGCACCCTGCTGCGGTTCATGATCCGGCGCGACCGGATCCGCACCACGGCCTGGGTGCTGGGAATCGGCCTGATGGGGTTCTACTTCGCCCATGCCGTACAGGTCGTCGCAGAGTCCCAGCAGGAGCTGCTCAGCCTCTCTGCGATGTACGCCGACCCGGTGGGCCGCATGATGGTCGGGCCTGGCTTCGGCATGGAGGAGCCCACCCATGAGCGGTTCTACTCCGGCGGCTATGCGCTGTTCATCTACATCCTGGCCGCTCTGTTCAGCATCTTCACCGTGGTCCGTCACACCCGCGCCGAGGAACAGGCCGGACGCGCTGAGCTGGTCCGGGCCAATGTGGTGGGCCGGCATGCCACACTGACCGCAGCCCTGGTCCTGACAGCGGCGGTCAACGTGGTGGCCGCCGCGCTGATCTTCGCCGGTGCCGCCTCCGCGGAGTATTCGCTGGCAGGCTCCGCTCTGGTGGCCTGCGGCTCGCTGGCCGTGGGCCTGCTCTTCGCCGCTGCGGCTGCACTCAGCGCCCAGCTCAGCGAATCCTCCCGCGGGGCCAGCGCGCTGGCCGGCGCGCTGTTGGGCCTGGCCTATGTGATCCGCATGGGCGGCGATATGGCTGAGGTCGGCGGCAATGCCCTCTCCTGGTTCTCTCCGCTGGCCTGGGCCCAGCAGACAGCGCCCTACGTGCAGGACAGGTGGTGGCCGCTGATCCTGCCGGTGGGCTTCGCCCTCGTCCTGACCGCGTTGGCCTTCTGGCTGAGCACCAAGCGCGATGTCGCGGCAAGCCTGATCCCCGTACTACTGGGCCGCAGCAGGGCTCGCCCCTCACTGGGGTCGCCGACGGGTCTGGCGGCCCACACGCTGCGCGGGGGTCTGCGCGGCTGGGGCATCGCGCTGGTGCTCAGCGCGCTGATGTTCGGCGCCTTCGCCCAGACCATGGTCGAGGCCGCCGACACTCTGCCGGAGGAGCTGAGCCAGATATTCGCCGGTGAGGACATGATGCTGGGATATCTGGCCTATATGGCCCTGTTCATGGCGGTCTTCGTCGGTGCGGCCGGCGTCAGCGGACTTCAGCAGCTGCGCGGCGAGGAAGCCCGTGGTCGGGCCGAATACGCGCTCTCGGCTCCGATGAGCCGGCTCGGCTGGCTCGGCGCCCACCTGGTGGTTCTGGTCGTGGGCCTGGTGCTGATCCTCGCTGCAGTCGGCGTCGGGATGGGTCTGAGCGCCATGGCCTCTCTTGAGGAGGGCGGCGGCCGCTACTTCGGCGCACTGTTCCTGGCCGCGCTGCTGCAGGCCCCTGCGGTCTTCGCCGTGGTCGGCATCGTGACGGCCCTGCTGGGGTGGATTCCGCGCATCGCCGCACCGGTGGGCTGGGTGCTGATCGGCTTCGCAGGTGTCATGGCCACCTTCGGCGGCCTGCTGGAGCTTCCGGAGGCGCTCACCGACCTGAATCCCTACGGTCACCTCAGCGAGTATCCGGTGGAGGAGATCGCGTGGACCCCGGTGGTGGTGCTCTGCGGCATCGGAGCTCTCGGCGTCGCCCTGGGGCTGCTGGGATGGAACCGCCGCGAGGTGAACCGGGTGTGA
- a CDS encoding ABC transporter ATP-binding protein — protein MNENAPVIRAENLVKTFGPVRALDDLNLNIAPGEVHGFLGPNGSGKSTTMRVLLGLLRPDSGTIELFGRDPWRDAVELHRRLAYVPGDVELWPNLTGGEAIDMFLRLRGRASGSSRSGRSFDPAHRDELIERFDLDPRKKTRTYSKGNRQKVALIAALAAEVDLLLLDEPTAGLDPLMEAVFQEVIHEAKAAGRSVLLSSHILSQVEALSDRISIIRSGNIVESGTLSELRHMTRTTIEVQTESPAEDLASVSFVHGFRTESTPGAGERSVFEVDGDHVGEVMQRLSALGVHSIVAHPPTLEQLLMRHYGDDLSARGVSTSAQRQVS, from the coding sequence ATGAATGAGAACGCCCCGGTCATCCGGGCTGAGAACCTGGTCAAGACGTTCGGACCGGTCCGCGCCCTCGATGACCTGAATCTGAACATCGCACCTGGAGAGGTGCACGGCTTCCTGGGACCCAACGGCTCCGGGAAGTCCACCACGATGCGCGTGCTGCTGGGGCTGCTGCGGCCGGACTCCGGGACCATCGAGCTCTTCGGCCGCGATCCCTGGCGGGATGCGGTGGAGCTTCACCGTCGCCTGGCCTATGTCCCCGGCGACGTCGAGCTCTGGCCCAACCTCACCGGTGGCGAGGCCATCGATATGTTCCTGCGGCTGCGCGGCCGTGCCAGCGGCAGTTCCCGCAGCGGCCGCTCCTTCGATCCGGCGCATCGGGATGAGCTGATCGAACGCTTCGACCTGGACCCGCGGAAGAAGACCCGGACCTATTCCAAGGGGAACCGCCAGAAGGTCGCGCTGATCGCAGCCCTGGCCGCGGAGGTCGACCTGCTCCTGCTGGATGAGCCCACCGCCGGACTGGACCCGCTCATGGAGGCCGTCTTCCAAGAGGTCATCCACGAGGCCAAGGCCGCCGGGCGCTCCGTGCTGCTCTCCAGCCACATCCTCTCCCAGGTGGAGGCGCTCTCCGACCGGATCTCGATCATCCGCAGCGGCAATATCGTCGAATCCGGCACGCTCTCCGAGCTGCGGCATATGACCCGGACGACCATCGAAGTCCAGACGGAGTCGCCGGCGGAGGATCTGGCCTCGGTCAGCTTCGTCCACGGCTTCCGCACCGAGAGCACCCCCGGTGCCGGCGAGCGCAGCGTCTTCGAAGTCGACGGCGACCACGTGGGCGAAGTGATGCAGCGACTCTCCGCGTTGGGCGTGCATTCCATAGTGGCGCATCCGCCCACACTGGAGCAGCTGCTGATGCGCCACTACGGAGACGATCTCTCCGCCCGCGGCGTGAGCACCTCGGCGCAGAGGCAGGTGTCCTGA
- a CDS encoding LPXTG cell wall anchor domain-containing protein, which produces MLRFAHPELTDEQRAQVLQLTALDSGYPLDISGEYGGWQRMNLQAALTAEVTVDEAGNVVLGSSETDSEAGTEADTEPETGAESGSDGDTGSGAGADGQTEAGAEADDESGISGSAQLTVTEAAGAGSGTAAESGAGADEGQAAGADAAVASDQGSTQGALASTGFGVAGIAVLGLALLVVGGVLLRRSRREA; this is translated from the coding sequence ATGCTGCGCTTCGCCCACCCTGAGCTCACCGACGAACAGCGGGCCCAGGTCCTGCAGCTCACCGCACTGGACTCCGGGTACCCGCTGGATATCTCCGGCGAGTACGGCGGATGGCAGCGGATGAACCTCCAGGCGGCCCTGACCGCTGAGGTGACAGTGGACGAGGCTGGCAACGTGGTGCTCGGGTCCTCCGAGACCGACTCTGAGGCTGGCACTGAAGCTGACACCGAGCCCGAGACCGGCGCTGAGTCCGGCTCCGACGGTGACACCGGGTCCGGTGCAGGAGCAGACGGCCAGACTGAAGCCGGCGCTGAGGCTGACGATGAGTCCGGGATCAGCGGTTCGGCGCAGCTGACCGTCACTGAGGCCGCGGGTGCAGGCAGCGGCACGGCCGCTGAATCCGGCGCCGGCGCTGACGAAGGCCAGGCTGCCGGCGCTGACGCCGCTGTCGCCAGCGATCAGGGCTCCACCCAGGGAGCCCTGGCCAGCACCGGTTTCGGTGTGGCCGGGATCGCCGTCCTCGGGCTGGCCCTGCTGGTGGTCGGAGGCGTTCTGCTCCGCCGCAGCCGCCGCGAGGCCTGA
- a CDS encoding phosphatase PAP2 family protein: MTEGHQADSGIAGGGAIRTITALSLSAALLAPGSAASAASLAEEATEAGDQVQSQQQDSADQQEADADQDADAEGEGAGGDSADGEDGADGEDGADGEGAAEDQGSTEGQASSEEQDSADNQAETDGQDSDEASEQDDESAVQDESEEDAEEAPEDSAEQEGADEFDSREIDAEAERETTDDGGLGLYGTSRNNPDIVEVPGLDQGLYEAGPEAYKGGFTPEQMDWTRYDSYGLGDHGFFPHLSGYDDFLADEELWAYDRQLSVEINNSLYGDDARMVTALEDQYGDQALTGHTGLGSELGPIFLEAVHNGDLPKTWHLISSDYGGGGQGIANDGSSSTPAKEHWVEDSPRPYFSEEEELYYVDVLGGNAQGSSSGDYPSGHTAQAYWQLMGLATIFPEASDGILARAADAGQSRILLGTHSPSGVMGGRMLGTAIVAQRWEDEEFRELFLEAREELLEVFEDYAGAPVDEVLERQTPYLPQAEALALYEERLH, from the coding sequence ATGACTGAGGGACATCAGGCTGATTCCGGCATCGCCGGAGGCGGCGCCATCCGCACGATCACCGCGCTGAGCCTCAGCGCAGCCCTGCTGGCCCCCGGCTCGGCCGCTTCTGCCGCATCCCTCGCCGAGGAGGCGACGGAGGCCGGCGATCAGGTCCAGAGTCAGCAGCAGGACAGTGCGGATCAGCAGGAGGCCGACGCCGACCAGGATGCCGACGCTGAGGGCGAGGGCGCCGGCGGAGACAGCGCTGATGGCGAGGACGGTGCTGACGGCGAGGACGGTGCTGACGGCGAGGGCGCTGCTGAAGACCAGGGAAGCACCGAGGGTCAGGCCAGCTCCGAAGAGCAGGACAGTGCTGACAATCAGGCCGAGACTGATGGCCAGGACAGTGATGAGGCTTCCGAGCAGGATGACGAGAGCGCTGTGCAGGACGAGTCGGAGGAAGACGCTGAAGAGGCTCCCGAAGACTCCGCGGAGCAGGAGGGCGCTGACGAGTTCGACTCCCGTGAGATCGATGCCGAGGCCGAGCGGGAGACCACCGACGACGGCGGCCTCGGCCTCTACGGCACTTCTCGGAACAACCCGGATATCGTCGAGGTCCCGGGTCTGGACCAGGGGCTCTACGAGGCCGGGCCGGAGGCCTACAAGGGAGGCTTCACTCCGGAACAGATGGACTGGACCCGCTATGACTCCTACGGACTGGGTGACCATGGGTTCTTCCCGCACCTGAGCGGCTATGACGACTTCCTCGCCGATGAAGAGCTCTGGGCCTATGACCGGCAGCTCAGCGTGGAGATCAACAACAGCCTCTACGGCGATGACGCGCGCATGGTCACCGCTCTGGAGGACCAGTACGGGGACCAGGCCCTGACCGGACACACCGGGTTGGGCTCCGAACTCGGGCCCATCTTCCTGGAGGCGGTCCACAATGGGGACCTTCCCAAGACCTGGCACCTGATCTCCTCGGACTACGGCGGGGGCGGGCAGGGCATCGCCAATGACGGATCCTCCTCCACCCCCGCCAAGGAGCACTGGGTGGAGGACTCGCCTCGGCCCTACTTCTCCGAGGAGGAGGAGCTGTACTACGTGGACGTCCTCGGTGGAAACGCCCAGGGCTCGAGCTCTGGTGATTACCCCTCCGGACACACCGCACAGGCCTACTGGCAGCTGATGGGGCTGGCGACGATCTTCCCGGAGGCTTCGGACGGAATCCTGGCCCGGGCCGCCGACGCCGGACAGAGCCGCATCCTGCTGGGCACCCATTCGCCGTCGGGCGTCATGGGTGGACGCATGCTGGGCACCGCCATCGTGGCACAGCGGTGGGAGGACGAGGAGTTCCGTGAGCTCTTCCTGGAAGCCCGAGAGGAGCTGCTGGAGGTCTTCGAGGACTATGCCGGTGCTCCGGTGGACGAGGTCCTGGAGCGTCAGACCCCGTATCTGCCGCAGGCTGAGGCTCTCGCGCTCTATGAGGAGCGCCTGCACTAG
- a CDS encoding DUF4333 domain-containing protein, translating into MPLKKTSAAALAAVGLFALSGCGSVLQSDDVEETIASDLEDAGYSEDEFDVDCSGDIDAEVDEQMTCTVEWEDGAAAESYRIAITEVDEDDVYYDVIPEEFAEQETGEQDAD; encoded by the coding sequence ATGCCCCTGAAGAAGACCTCCGCCGCCGCGCTCGCCGCAGTCGGCCTGTTCGCCCTGTCCGGCTGCGGCTCTGTGCTGCAGAGCGACGACGTCGAGGAGACCATCGCCTCTGACCTGGAGGATGCCGGCTACTCGGAGGATGAGTTCGACGTCGACTGCTCCGGTGACATCGACGCCGAAGTCGATGAGCAGATGACCTGCACGGTGGAGTGGGAGGACGGCGCAGCCGCTGAGTCCTACCGGATCGCCATCACCGAGGTCGACGAGGACGACGTCTACTACGACGTGATCCCCGAGGAATTCGCTGAGCAGGAGACCGGCGAGCAGGACGCGGACTGA
- a CDS encoding ATP-binding cassette domain-containing protein, with translation MESSLPPESASPRPLAAAAHETITVRGARENNLRSVDVDIPKRRLTVFTGVSGSGKSSLVFGTVAAESRRLINETYDAFIQGFMPAMARPEVEVLEGLTASIIIDQERMAPNPRSTVGTATDVNSMLRILFSRFAEPALGNPMAYSFNVMSSSGGGTLTKADGTREAAGYSVTGGMCVRCEGRGQVNDIDLAQLVDETKSLNEGAITVPGYKPGGWSVRFYAESGFFDPDKPVRDYTEQERHDLFHREATKVTISGTNMTFQGLVPAVKKSFLSKDRDAMQPHVRAFVDRAVTFTDCPDCAGTRLTALTLSSRIEGKNIADLCAMQISDLLTWITEVSSSGNLTGAAPLLTALTETLQNVVDIGLGYLSLDRASGTLSGGEAQRVKMIRHLGSSLTDVTYVFDEPTIGLHPHDVDRMNELLLKLRDKGNTVLVVEHNPSVMAIADHLVDMGPGAGTHGGEVVYAGDFAGLRSSGTLTGEHLETRAWLKTEPRSPSGTLEIRGARAHNLQNVDVDVPAGVLVAVTGVAGSGKSSLIHGSLAGREGVVAVDQTGIRGSRRSNPATYTGLLEPVRKAFAKANGVKPALFSANSEGACPTCGGVGVIYQDLGIVSGISTVCEECQGRRFQAAVLEYTLGGRNIAEVLSMSVEEALAFFTGEDEDAAGARIPAAQKVLSRLNDVGLGYLTLGQPLSTLSGGERQRIKLAIEIGSEAEVIILDEPSAGLHMADTERLTQMLEKIVDAGRTVIVIEHNLDVVSRADWIIDVGPGAGHDGGRVVFSGTPGDLVGVEGSLTGLHLGRRHRR, from the coding sequence ATCGAGAGCAGCCTGCCCCCAGAGTCCGCGTCCCCTCGCCCCCTCGCCGCAGCGGCCCACGAGACCATCACCGTCCGCGGTGCCAGGGAGAACAACCTCCGCAGCGTGGACGTGGATATCCCCAAACGCCGGCTCACCGTCTTCACCGGCGTCTCCGGCTCCGGCAAGTCCTCACTGGTCTTCGGGACCGTCGCCGCCGAATCGCGCCGGCTCATCAACGAGACCTACGACGCCTTCATCCAAGGGTTCATGCCGGCGATGGCACGTCCCGAGGTGGAGGTCCTGGAAGGTCTGACCGCCTCGATCATCATCGACCAGGAACGCATGGCTCCCAACCCGCGCTCCACTGTGGGCACCGCCACCGACGTGAACTCGATGCTGCGGATCCTCTTCAGCCGCTTCGCCGAGCCCGCCCTGGGCAACCCCATGGCCTACTCCTTCAACGTCATGTCCTCCTCCGGCGGCGGCACCCTGACCAAGGCCGACGGCACCCGCGAGGCGGCCGGATACAGCGTCACCGGCGGCATGTGTGTCCGCTGCGAAGGACGCGGCCAGGTCAACGACATCGACCTCGCCCAGCTGGTCGACGAGACGAAGTCCCTCAACGAGGGAGCGATCACTGTCCCCGGCTATAAGCCCGGAGGGTGGTCTGTGCGCTTCTACGCCGAATCCGGATTCTTCGACCCGGACAAGCCCGTGCGCGACTACACCGAGCAGGAACGCCACGACCTGTTCCACCGGGAGGCCACCAAGGTCACCATCAGCGGCACCAATATGACCTTCCAGGGTCTGGTGCCCGCAGTGAAGAAGTCTTTCCTCTCCAAAGACCGGGACGCCATGCAGCCCCACGTCCGCGCCTTCGTGGACCGCGCAGTGACCTTCACCGACTGCCCCGACTGCGCAGGCACCCGACTGACCGCCCTGACGCTGTCCTCGCGGATCGAGGGGAAGAACATCGCTGATCTGTGCGCCATGCAGATCAGCGACCTGCTCACCTGGATCACGGAGGTCAGCTCGTCCGGGAATCTCACCGGCGCCGCTCCCCTGCTCACAGCCCTGACCGAGACTCTGCAGAACGTTGTGGACATCGGGCTGGGCTATCTCTCGCTTGACCGTGCATCCGGCACCCTCTCCGGCGGCGAGGCTCAGCGGGTCAAGATGATCCGCCACCTGGGCTCCTCGCTGACCGATGTCACCTATGTCTTCGATGAGCCGACCATCGGTCTGCACCCGCACGATGTGGACCGCATGAACGAGCTGCTGCTGAAGCTGCGCGACAAGGGCAACACTGTGCTCGTGGTCGAGCACAATCCCTCGGTGATGGCCATCGCCGATCACCTCGTGGATATGGGCCCGGGCGCCGGAACCCACGGCGGAGAGGTCGTCTATGCCGGAGACTTCGCCGGACTCCGCTCCTCGGGGACGCTGACCGGCGAGCACCTGGAGACCCGCGCCTGGCTGAAGACAGAGCCGCGCAGCCCCTCCGGCACCCTGGAGATCCGTGGCGCCCGTGCCCACAACCTGCAGAATGTGGATGTCGATGTGCCGGCGGGGGTCCTGGTGGCCGTCACTGGCGTGGCCGGCTCCGGCAAGAGCTCCCTCATCCACGGATCCCTGGCCGGCCGCGAGGGCGTGGTGGCTGTGGACCAGACGGGGATCCGCGGTTCGCGCCGTTCCAACCCCGCCACCTACACCGGGCTGCTGGAGCCGGTGCGCAAGGCCTTCGCCAAGGCCAACGGCGTCAAGCCCGCGCTGTTCAGCGCCAACTCCGAAGGCGCCTGCCCCACCTGCGGCGGCGTCGGAGTGATCTACCAGGACCTGGGCATCGTCTCGGGGATCTCCACTGTCTGCGAGGAGTGCCAGGGACGTCGCTTCCAGGCCGCCGTCCTCGAGTACACCCTCGGCGGACGCAACATCGCCGAGGTGCTGAGCATGTCCGTCGAGGAAGCACTCGCCTTCTTCACCGGAGAGGACGAGGACGCCGCCGGGGCCAGGATCCCTGCCGCCCAGAAGGTCCTCAGCCGACTCAACGACGTCGGACTGGGCTACCTGACCTTGGGCCAGCCGCTGAGTACGCTCTCCGGAGGCGAGCGCCAACGCATCAAGCTGGCCATCGAGATCGGATCCGAGGCCGAGGTGATCATCCTCGATGAGCCCAGCGCCGGACTGCATATGGCGGACACCGAGCGACTGACCCAGATGCTGGAGAAGATCGTCGACGCCGGACGCACCGTCATCGTGATCGAGCACAATCTGGACGTGGTCTCCCGGGCGGACTGGATCATCGACGTCGGCCCCGGCGCGGGACACGACGGCGGCCGCGTGGTCTTCTCGGGCACACCGGGCGACCTGGTCGGCGTCGAGGGCTCCCTGACCGGCCTGCATCTGGGACGGCGTCACCGCCGCTGA
- a CDS encoding helix-turn-helix domain-containing protein, with product MDELAQVGLRLKAARTSKGWTLDRLAKAANISASTLSRLESGKRQASLELLLPLTRQLGISIDDLLVPEPEDPRVRRDGWEADGIRVHPLSPESSPVHTYKLQYSPRPPADELRTHSGYEWLYVLSGRMRLQLGQREIILHKGEAAEFDTLTPHALSAVGPEDAEVISIFNEAGARFHTETGAEGR from the coding sequence ATGGACGAACTCGCACAGGTGGGGCTCAGGCTCAAGGCCGCACGGACCTCCAAGGGCTGGACCCTGGATCGGCTGGCCAAGGCCGCGAACATCTCCGCCAGTACGCTCTCGCGGCTGGAATCGGGCAAGCGCCAAGCCAGCCTGGAGCTGCTGCTGCCGCTGACCCGTCAGCTCGGCATCAGCATCGATGACCTGCTGGTGCCGGAGCCGGAGGACCCTCGGGTCCGGCGCGACGGCTGGGAGGCAGACGGCATCCGTGTCCACCCGCTCTCGCCCGAGTCCTCACCGGTCCACACCTATAAGCTGCAGTATTCGCCTCGTCCGCCCGCCGATGAGCTGAGGACCCACAGCGGATATGAGTGGCTCTATGTGCTCTCCGGCCGGATGAGACTGCAGCTGGGCCAGCGGGAGATCATCCTGCACAAGGGCGAGGCCGCCGAGTTCGACACGCTCACGCCCCATGCGCTGAGCGCGGTGGGACCGGAGGACGCCGAGGTCATCAGCATCTTCAATGAGGCCGGCGCCCGGTTCCATACGGAGACGGGAGCGGAGGGCCGCTGA
- a CDS encoding TetR/AcrR family transcriptional regulator, with amino-acid sequence MAYRYGGVGGSSSPAPAPQRIRSAAVALFGEQGFTEVSLKMIAARADVSAPLVIHHYGSKTGLREACDRWVAEQFRRAKTDAVEREGDMPQNWMFQVMQENRPVVRYMFRSFAAGGPEADRLMDQLVEDSLEYISRAEELGQVKPSRHPRHRAAVLLLMTFGSMMLHQQMKRLIGTSPVDDPPEEWGPYIAAVAEIYLDGVLRPEAYPDLLTFIDGPVDSHPPHHHRPGASPESRFREEQTDE; translated from the coding sequence ATGGCCTATCGCTATGGAGGAGTCGGCGGCTCCTCGTCTCCGGCGCCTGCGCCCCAGAGGATCCGCAGCGCGGCCGTCGCGCTCTTCGGAGAGCAGGGCTTCACCGAGGTGAGCCTGAAGATGATCGCTGCCCGAGCCGATGTCTCGGCCCCGCTGGTGATCCACCACTACGGCTCCAAGACGGGGCTCCGGGAGGCCTGCGACCGTTGGGTCGCTGAGCAGTTCCGCCGCGCCAAGACCGACGCGGTGGAGCGCGAGGGCGATATGCCGCAGAACTGGATGTTCCAGGTCATGCAGGAGAACCGCCCCGTGGTGCGCTACATGTTCCGTTCCTTCGCCGCCGGCGGTCCCGAAGCTGATCGACTGATGGATCAGCTGGTCGAGGACTCTCTGGAGTACATCTCCCGAGCCGAGGAGCTGGGACAGGTCAAGCCGAGCCGGCATCCGCGCCATCGCGCTGCTGTGCTGCTGCTGATGACCTTCGGTTCGATGATGCTGCACCAGCAGATGAAGCGCCTGATCGGCACCTCGCCTGTGGATGACCCGCCGGAGGAATGGGGCCCGTACATCGCCGCCGTCGCCGAGATCTACCTCGACGGCGTCCTGCGCCCAGAGGCCTACCCAGATCTGCTGACCTTCATCGACGGCCCCGTCGACTCCCACCCGCCGCACCATCATCGGCCCGGCGCCTCGCCGGAGAGCCGCTTCAGAGAGGAACAGACCGATGAATGA
- a CDS encoding NAD(P)/FAD-dependent oxidoreductase — protein MTSPDPHSQRPYSDSPSDDLSFDSTLPSTAAGELWDSVIIGGGASGLAAAQALGRSLRRTLVIDAGSPRNRFAEHMHTVLGHDGLAPAELLRTGRAEAARYGVIFHSGRVRHVRETPAEASAEALSASPVRPRALTVSLADSQQLSARTVIAATGVSDRLPEIPGLARRWGRSVLHCPYCHGWEVRSQRLGVLATSELGLHQAELLRQWSDQLTFFSAGAGELDAATAARLESRGVTIEPTPVAELLGEGEALSAVILEDGRRIGVDALFTAAELVPQDDFLSSLDLDRSETMVGSFIAADQNGRTSHDRIWAPGNLSSPMANVPMAVSAGTMAGAMANMTLVSEDFDLAQEVGR, from the coding sequence ATGACTTCTCCAGACCCGCATTCCCAGCGCCCCTACAGCGACTCCCCCAGCGACGACCTCTCCTTCGACAGCACCCTGCCCAGCACCGCAGCCGGAGAGCTCTGGGACAGCGTCATCATCGGAGGCGGCGCCAGCGGTCTGGCCGCAGCCCAAGCTCTGGGCCGCTCCCTGCGCCGGACCCTGGTGATCGACGCCGGCTCCCCGCGCAATCGCTTCGCCGAGCACATGCACACCGTCCTGGGACACGACGGCCTCGCCCCGGCGGAGCTGCTGCGCACCGGGCGTGCTGAGGCAGCCCGCTACGGCGTGATCTTCCACTCGGGACGGGTGCGCCACGTTCGCGAGACCCCAGCTGAAGCGTCTGCTGAAGCCCTCTCCGCGAGCCCCGTCCGTCCGCGCGCTCTGACCGTCTCCCTGGCGGACAGTCAACAGCTCTCTGCCCGCACCGTCATCGCCGCAACCGGCGTCTCTGATCGGCTCCCAGAGATCCCCGGGCTGGCCCGGCGCTGGGGCCGGTCCGTGCTCCACTGCCCCTACTGCCACGGCTGGGAGGTCCGCAGTCAGCGCCTGGGCGTCCTGGCCACCTCGGAGTTGGGGCTCCACCAGGCCGAGCTGCTGCGCCAGTGGAGTGACCAGCTCACCTTCTTCAGCGCCGGAGCCGGGGAGCTCGACGCCGCCACCGCGGCTCGCCTGGAGTCCCGCGGTGTGACCATCGAGCCCACTCCGGTCGCTGAACTCCTCGGCGAGGGCGAGGCACTCTCCGCGGTGATCTTGGAGGATGGGCGCCGCATCGGCGTCGACGCGCTGTTCACCGCGGCCGAACTGGTGCCCCAGGATGATTTCCTGAGCTCGCTGGATCTGGATCGGTCCGAGACGATGGTCGGCAGCTTCATCGCCGCGGATCAGAACGGCAGGACCAGCCACGACCGCATCTGGGCGCCGGGGAACCTGAGCAGCCCGATGGCCAATGTGCCCATGGCCGTCAGCGCGGGGACGATGGCAGGCGCGATGGCGAACATGACGTTGGTCAGCGAGGACTTCGATCTGGCCCAGGAGGTAGGACGATGA
- a CDS encoding TM2 domain-containing protein — MVSRAYDGPQKDPGIALVLTIIGFFFIAGLQYFYLGKYIKGILFLVTLGFIYIGTVISLFTIRNATRKVNRDRMLGLR; from the coding sequence ATGGTCTCCCGCGCATATGACGGCCCGCAGAAGGATCCGGGGATCGCCCTGGTCCTCACCATCATCGGTTTCTTCTTCATCGCCGGCCTGCAGTACTTCTACCTGGGCAAGTACATCAAGGGGATCCTGTTCCTGGTGACCCTCGGTTTCATCTATATCGGCACGGTCATCTCGCTGTTCACCATCCGGAACGCGACGCGCAAGGTCAACCGCGACCGCATGCTCGGCCTGCGCTGA